The proteins below come from a single Corylus avellana chromosome ca3, CavTom2PMs-1.0 genomic window:
- the LOC132174989 gene encoding SUN domain-containing protein 5, whose protein sequence is MKKPRSVSLNTKGQTIDDNNKSNYSRDGNENKRRSLYELSLSLIFSLWCLVFLFYFRLGLGHGNGENSPPDNRSTPPSACNDELGDHAYSYITNGSNNYMNGILLELNMSTSCNNPNVHQNFANSNPENNSTEVVWGVVGNYAALACEVQPQEPQEDKTINQAEQLPSGRTSNPAYLNLDEFRNITRQEKSQASPSRLVNITHRLELDGTAYDYASASKGAKVVAHNKEAKGASNILGKDHDKYLRNPCSVGDKFVVIELAEETLVVTVKIANFEHYSSNFKDFELSGSLSYPTETWSPLGTFVAANVKHTQCFKLPEPKWVRYLKLNLRSHYGSEFYCTLSVVEVYGVDAMERMLEDLIVTSAEPVLSILPDPNSTAIPSLKLEAGPLDVQNATESTAGVVSESGNDGQKLNGAATKSSAILNGIPDPVIELRQQPSGRIPGDTVLKILMQKVRSLELNLSVLEEYIKELNRRQGDVLPELDKELSRILSLLEKSRGEIKDLLGWKESMEKGIVNLQLWKALVSSQMEVLIRENNMLRLDVEKVVSDQASLESKELSVLAVSLFFVCFAILKLVLAKIFTFFGAWQSDKICQTSRGWVLILVSSSMTIFITLIYS, encoded by the exons ATGAAGAAGCCTCGGAGCGTGTCCTTAAATACCAAAGGCCAAACCATTGACGACAACAACAAAAGCAACTATAGCAGAGATGGCAACGAAAACAAGAGGAGGAGCTTATATGAGCTTTCCTTGTCTTTGATCTTCTCGCTCTGGTGCCTTGTCTTCTTGTTCTACTTCAGACTTGGTCTTGGCCACGGAAATGGAG AGAATTCACCTCCTGATAACAGAAGCACTCCTCCTAGTGCTTGCAATGATGAGCTTGGTGACCATGCTTATTCATATATCACAAACGGAAGCAATAACTACATGAACGGGATTTTGTTAGAGCTTAATATGTCAACTAGTTGTAACAATCCCAATGTTCATCAGAACTTTGCAAATTCCAATCCGGAGAACAATAGTACGGAAGTAGTTTGGGGTGTTGTAGGTAATTATGCTGCTTTAGCATGTGAAGTACAACCACAAGAACCACAAGAAgacaaaacaattaatcaagCAGAACAACTTCCAAGTGGGAGAACTTCTAATCCCGCCTATCTCAATCTTGATGAGTTCCGAAACATAACAAGGCAAGAAAAAAGTCAAGCCTCACCAAGCCGGCTTGTTAACATCACCCACCGGCTTGAACTTGATGGAACGGCATACGACTATGCCTCTGCATCTAAGGGTGCAAAGGTGGTGGCTCATAATAAGGAAGCAAAAGGAGCTAGTAACATTTTGGGAAAGGATCATGACAAGTACTTGAGAAATCCTTGTTCTGTGGGGGACAAGTTTGTGGTGATCGAGCTTGCAGAAGAGACTCTGGTTGTTACTGTCAAAATTGCAAACTTTGAACATTATTCTTCTAATTTCAAGGACTTTGAATTGTCTGGCAGTTTAAGCTATCCAACAGAAACATGGTCCCCTTTGGGAACTTTTGTTGCTGCTAATGTCAAGCATACTCAGTGCTTCAAGCTGCCCGAACCTAAATGGGTACGatacttaaaattaaatttacgtAGTCATTATGGATCAGAGTTCTACTGCACATTGAGTGTTGTAGAGGTGTATGGTGTTGATGCAATGGAGCGGATGCTTGAAGATCTCATTGTGACTTCTGCAGAACCTGTTCTCAGCATATTGCCAGATCCTAATTCAACTGCAATTCCTTCTTTAAAACTAGAAGCTGGTCCACTTGACGTTCAAAATGCCACTGAGAGTACTGCTGGTGTAGTGTCAGAGAGTGGCAATGATGGACAAAAGCTCAATGGAGCTGCAACAAAATCTTCAGCAATTTTGAACGGCATTCCGGATCCTGTAATAGAGCTTAGACAACAGCCAAGTGGTAGAATACCTGGCGACACTGTTCTGAAGATTTTGATGCAGAAGGTGAGGTCCCTCGAGTTGAACTTATCTGTGCTGGAGGAGTATATCAAAGAATTGAACCGAAGACAAGGGGATGTTCTACCAGAGCTTGATAAGGAGCTATCAAGAATATTGTCGCTTTTGGAGAAAAGTAGAGGAGAGATCAAAGATCTCTTGGGCTGGAAGGAGAGTATG GAAAAAGGAATTGTTAACCTTCAGCTATGGAAAGCTCTTGTATCATCTCAAATGGAAGTATTGATCAGAGAAAATAACATGCTAAG GTTAGATGTTGAAAAGGTTGTAAGCGATCAAGCAAGTTTGGAAAGTAAAGAACTTTCTGTTCTAGCAGTCAGTCTATTCTTTGTGTGCTTCGCAATTCTCAAGCTAGTTTTAGcaaaaattttcacattttttggAGCCTGGCAGTCTGATAAGATATGCCAAACAAGTAGAGGTTGGGTTTTGATTCTTGTAAGCAGTAGTATGACGATTTTTATTACCTTGATCTATAGCTAG
- the LOC132175801 gene encoding F-box protein SKIP8-like: protein MDSTQYFLVAATVTALCLLLALLAVRSIAFCRGAPESEGGDSATSAAKRVCNCVCSCNGGFAVRDMVVEKAAAAAVAERATGASMMEQLVPEITTHALSYLDYPSLCRLSMTNSLMRKAANDDNAWKALYHKDFTLEQDSVTPANGWKAYYAATRAIVNINAEFFNIIKERSIQAMSHFWRNADYVKCVHASGELFSGYNAVIQSWQLAFNWEHGVNFQVRDVRARVLTDMAWVTMKTFIDIDSGPFNVTNVFEFHNGRWYMVHHHSSVMLMDGEVEQQLVHA from the exons ATGGACTCAACCCAATACTTCCTTGTAGCCGCGACAGTCACCGCGCTCTGTTTGTTACTCGCGCTTCTCGCCGTCCGATCAATCGCCTTCTGCAGGGGGGCCCCCGAATCGGAAGGGGGAGACTCCGCCACGTCGGCAGCGAAGAGGGTTTGTAATTGCGTTTGCTCGTGTAACGGTGGGTTTGCGGTCAGGGATATGGTGGTTGAGAAGGCTGCTGCGGCGGCGGTGGCGGAGCGTGCGACGGGCGCGTCGATGATGGAGCAGCTGGTGCCGGAGATTACCACGCACGCGCTCAGCTACTTGGACTATCCGAGCCTGTGCCGCTTGTCCATGACCAACTCACTCATGCGCAAGGCTGCCAATGACGACAATGCGTGGAAAGCGCTCTATCACAAG gaCTTCACGTTGGAACAGGATAGTGTGACGCCAGCCAATGGCTGGAAGGCTTACTATGCGGCTACAAGAGCTATTGTTAATATTAATGCTGAATTCTTTAACATCATCAAAGAAAGGTCTATTCAAGCAATGAGTCACTTTTGGCGCAATGCAGATTATGTAAAGTGTGTTCATGCCTCAGGAGAACTCTTTTCAGG GTATAATGCTGTAATACAGAGTTGGCAACTTGCATTTAATTGGGAGCATGGGGTCAACTTTCAAGTTCGAGATGTACGGGCTCGTGTTCTGACAGACATGGCCTGGGTTACCATGAAAACCTTCATCGACATCGATTCGGGGCCATTCAACGTAACTAATGTCTTTGAGTTCCATAATGGGCGGTGGTATATGGTGCATCATCACAGCTCTGTGATGCTCATGGATGGAGAGGTGGAGCAACAACTTGTGCATGCataa